From Rutidosis leptorrhynchoides isolate AG116_Rl617_1_P2 chromosome 3, CSIRO_AGI_Rlap_v1, whole genome shotgun sequence, a single genomic window includes:
- the LOC139896531 gene encoding probable inactive purple acid phosphatase 29 yields MSRIMLMIFLVLCSFLSLITSSNGNGEKQLRFNPKNGKFRVLQVADMHYADGWMSPCEDVLPNQFADCSDLMTSHFVYRMIEAEKPDLIVFTGDNIYGPDATDAVKSMNAAFAPAINSKIPWAAVLGNHDHESTLSRRNVMKHVVGMENTLSQLNPSGVDVIDGFGNYNLEVYGAEGSSYVNDSVLNLYFLDSGDYSLVPSIPGYQWIKPSQQFWFQQTSKELLPYAVGLAYFHIPLPEFANLDPSNITGVRQEGISSASVNSGFFSTLVEQEDVKAVFTGHDHLNDFCGELNGIKLCYGGGSGYHGYGKAGWSRRARMVEVSSRKLLNGEWGSVKSIKTWKRLDDENLTAIDGQVLWSYQPDKYNIRKGFYY; encoded by the coding sequence ATGTCGAGAATTATGTTGATGATCTTCCTTGTTCTGTGCTCGTTTTTAAGTTTAATCACGTCAAGTAATGGTAATGGCGAAAAACAGTTACGGTTCAATCCAAAGAACGGCAAATTTAGGGTTTTGCAAGTGGCTGATATGCACTATGCTGATGGCTGGATGTCTCCTTGCGAAGATGTATTACCAAATCAGTTTGCAGATTGTAGTGATCTCATGACAAGCCACTTCGTCTACCGTATGATTGAAGCTGAGAAACCAGACCTAATTGTTTTCACCGGAGATAATATATACGGGCCTGATGCAACAGATGCAGTTAAGTCTATGAATGCAGCATTTGCCCCTGCTATAAATTCGAAAATCCCCTGGGCTGCAGTTTTAGGGAATCATGACCATGAATCAACGTTGTCACGAAGAAATGTTATGAAGCATGTTGTTGGAATGGAGAACACTTTATCCCAGTTAAATCCTAGtggtgttgatgttattgatggttttGGGAATTATAATCTTGAAGTTTATGGTGCTGAAGGATCGAGTTATGTTAACGACTCGGTTTTAAACTTATACTTTCTTGATAGTGGAGACTACTCATTAGTTCCTTCTATTCCTGGCTACCAATGGATTAAACCGTCTCAACAGTTTTGGTTCCAACAAACGTCTAAAGAGCTTTTACCATATGCTGTTGGACTTGCATATTTTCATATACCGTTGCCTGAGTTTGCAAATTTGGATCCGTCAAACATTACAGGTGTAAGACAAGAAGGGATTAGCTCTGCTTCTGTGAATTCGGGCTTTTTTTCAACGTTAGTTGAACAAGAAGATGTAAAGGCTGTTTTCACCGGTCATGATCATCTTAATGATTTCTGTGGGGAGTTAAATGGGATTAAACTTTGTTATGGTGGTGGATCTGGTTATCATGGTTATGGGAAGGCTGGATGGTCAAGAAGGGCTAGGATGGTTGAGGTTTCTTCAAGAAAGTTATTAAATGGTGAGTGGGGTTCAGTCAAGTCCATCAAAACATGGAAGCGACTCGATGATGAAAACTTAACTGCTATTGATGGTCAGGTTCTATGGAGCTATCAACCGGATAAGTATAATATAAGAAAGGGTTTTTATTATTAG